The nucleotide window TTTTCCCCAAATTTTATTGTATCTTCTACTACTAGAATTGTCAAGAAGTTAATAATCTGATGGTTTTTGCATTTCTTTGAAACAAAAGTAAAAAACCCAGTGCTGTTGAGCACTGAGCTTATCCCAAATCCCTTGATTTTTAAGGCTCAGAAGGTTTTGCGTAATAGCACAGCGACGTGCGGCGCTGTACCATCAACGAGGGCCACCCTAATGGCCGGAATGATTACTCCGTCCAGGGAATCATTATCCGAAGCACAATGGAGGAATTCAATATCATAACCACGCTCAAACATAGCCAACCCGATCTTGCGCATCAGGGTCGATTTACCCGTCCCCGGCCCTCCCTTGATAACAAATATGTGATCC belongs to Bacillota bacterium and includes:
- a CDS encoding ATPase, with amino-acid sequence MAEARIKHIFPGGNTVQGFYSLFDSVLEGMDHIFVIKGGPGTGKSTLMRKIGLAMFERGYDIEFLHCASDNDSLDGVIIPAIRVALVDGTAPHVAVLLRKTF